Proteins from a genomic interval of Micromonospora sp. NBC_00389:
- a CDS encoding ABC transporter ATP-binding protein, whose amino-acid sequence MTDAVRLESLYKTYDDTVTALDGVTATFATGTFTAVMGPSGSGKSTLLQCAAGLDRPTAGRVFIDGAELTATKDTAMTKFRRRRVGFVFQDYNLLPALTVEQNVVLPLRLAGRRADRERCRAVLEQLGLGERLHDRPEQLSGGQRQRVAVARALVTEPAVIFADEPTGALDMRSAREVLTLLRAVVHERGRTVVMVTHDPVAAAYADSVVFLADGRLAGALSAPTADAVAERLAHLGDLVAEHTPGRIGAVA is encoded by the coding sequence ATGACTGACGCAGTCCGACTCGAATCGCTTTACAAGACCTACGATGACACCGTCACCGCGCTCGACGGCGTCACGGCCACCTTCGCCACCGGCACCTTCACCGCGGTGATGGGGCCGTCCGGTTCCGGCAAGAGCACCCTGCTGCAGTGCGCTGCCGGCCTCGACCGGCCCACCGCCGGCCGGGTGTTCATCGACGGCGCCGAACTGACGGCCACGAAGGACACCGCGATGACGAAGTTCCGCCGCCGCCGGGTCGGTTTCGTCTTCCAGGACTACAACCTGCTGCCGGCGTTGACCGTCGAGCAGAACGTCGTCCTGCCGCTGCGGCTGGCCGGCCGTCGCGCCGACCGCGAGCGCTGCCGCGCCGTGCTGGAGCAACTGGGCCTCGGCGAGCGCCTGCACGACCGGCCGGAGCAGCTCTCCGGCGGGCAGCGCCAGCGGGTCGCCGTGGCCCGGGCCCTGGTCACCGAGCCGGCCGTGATCTTCGCCGACGAGCCGACCGGCGCGCTGGACATGCGCAGCGCCCGGGAGGTTCTCACCCTGCTGCGCGCGGTGGTGCACGAGCGCGGCCGTACGGTGGTGATGGTGACCCACGACCCGGTCGCGGCCGCGTACGCGGACTCGGTGGTCTTCCTCGCCGACGGCCGCCTGGCCGGTGCACTGAGTGCGCCCACCGCGGATGCCGTCGCCGAGCGTCTGGCCCACCTGGGCGACCTGGTCGCCGAGCACACGCCCGGCCGGATCGGGGCCGTGGCATGA
- a CDS encoding XRE family transcriptional regulator gives MHAHYAQLVRVLPGLLDAAQGAQAAELLVQAYRITSSVLVKLGEADLGWLAADRAMAAAGDDPVLAATAAVSVGQALRASGRDRLALAATLTAANRVLPPPTHPAPSHLGGHEVDGSCRDQTARQPHDHRGEGAPGPRRPAGELAVGGTLLLQAAMAAAGGGDTRRAEELTGRAARIASRLRGYDDQHRTSFGPIAVELARVVEALLRGDAAEAVRRHVTVIRREPWRRLPAEYRGAYLVDAARAYLQVGDLRGAARALVDADSVAPAEVRCRPLARTVIADVARGHPAPAGVARLATLVGLTR, from the coding sequence ATGCACGCGCATTACGCGCAGTTGGTGCGGGTGCTGCCGGGTCTGCTCGACGCCGCCCAGGGCGCGCAGGCCGCGGAGCTCCTGGTGCAGGCGTACCGGATCACCTCGTCGGTCCTGGTGAAGCTCGGCGAGGCCGACCTCGGGTGGCTGGCCGCCGACCGGGCGATGGCCGCCGCCGGCGACGACCCGGTCCTCGCGGCAACAGCGGCCGTCTCGGTCGGCCAAGCGCTACGCGCGTCCGGCCGTGACCGCCTCGCCCTAGCCGCGACGCTAACCGCCGCGAACCGCGTCCTCCCACCTCCCACCCACCCGGCCCCATCCCACCTCGGTGGTCATGAGGTTGACGGGTCTTGTCGAGATCAAACCGCCCGTCAACCTCATGATCACCGAGGTGAAGGCGCGCCCGGGCCGCGGCGGCCGGCGGGGGAGTTGGCCGTGGGTGGGACGCTGCTGCTCCAGGCCGCAATGGCCGCCGCCGGTGGCGGCGACACTCGCCGCGCCGAAGAGCTGACCGGCCGGGCCGCGAGGATCGCCTCCAGGCTCAGGGGGTACGACGACCAGCACCGCACCAGCTTCGGGCCGATTGCCGTTGAGCTGGCGCGGGTGGTGGAGGCGCTCTTGCGGGGTGACGCCGCCGAGGCGGTGCGGCGGCACGTGACGGTGATCCGGCGGGAGCCGTGGCGGCGGCTGCCGGCCGAGTATCGGGGCGCGTACCTGGTCGATGCCGCGCGGGCGTACCTGCAGGTTGGTGACCTGCGCGGCGCCGCGCGCGCGCTCGTGGACGCGGACAGCGTCGCGCCGGCTGAGGTCCGGTGCCGGCCGTTGGCGCGTACCGTGATCGCCGACGTCGCTCGGGGTCACCCGGCGCCGGCCGGCGTGGCGCGACTGGCGACGCTGGTCGGCCTGACCCGGTGA
- the treZ gene encoding malto-oligosyltrehalose trehalohydrolase, whose protein sequence is MTEFTVWAPDATRVRLRLAGAADHEMRAAADGWWRVEVPDAGLDYSFLLNDDETPLPDPRSPWQPAGVHGPSRRYDHAAFEWTDSSWTGRQLPGSILYELHVGTFTPEGTFDAAIDRLDHLVSLGVDLIELLPVNAFNGEHNWGYDGVCWYAPHQPYGGPDGLKRLVDAAHAKGLGVILDVVYNHFGPSGAYAPRFGPYLAEQSNSWGRSVNLDGPHSDEVRRYIIDSVLMWLRDYHVDGLRLDAVHALPDTRAVPLLEELAIEVEALSTHLGRPLSLIAESDLNDPRLITPREAGGFGLHAQWNDDAHHALHTLLTGERQGYYGDFGSLETLSDVLTGGFFHAGTWSSFRNRHHGRPLDSRVPGHRLVAYLQNHDQIGNRATGDRISASLSPPLLRVGAVLLLTAPFTPMLFMGEEWAASTPWQFFTSHPEPELATAVALGRRREFASHGWAEGDVPDPQDPQTFVRSRLDWAELDKPEHREMLSFYQRLIALRRSLPDLSDPRLHAVSVQHGDQFLLMRRGDTLVVANLAGRGQGISLPGVARRVLLATGEGVTVMRDRIQLPAETAAIVAL, encoded by the coding sequence ATGACCGAATTCACCGTGTGGGCGCCGGACGCCACCCGGGTCCGGCTGCGCCTGGCCGGCGCCGCCGACCACGAGATGCGCGCCGCCGCTGACGGCTGGTGGCGGGTCGAGGTGCCCGACGCCGGCCTCGACTACTCCTTTCTGCTGAACGACGACGAGACTCCGCTGCCCGACCCCCGGTCGCCGTGGCAGCCTGCGGGAGTGCACGGGCCGAGCCGACGCTACGACCACGCCGCCTTCGAGTGGACCGACAGCTCGTGGACCGGGCGGCAACTGCCCGGCAGCATCCTCTACGAGCTGCACGTCGGCACTTTCACCCCGGAGGGCACCTTCGACGCGGCCATCGACCGCCTCGACCACCTCGTCTCGCTCGGCGTCGACCTGATCGAACTGCTCCCGGTCAACGCGTTCAACGGCGAACACAACTGGGGGTACGACGGGGTCTGCTGGTACGCCCCGCACCAGCCCTATGGCGGCCCGGACGGCCTGAAACGGCTCGTCGACGCCGCCCACGCCAAGGGGCTGGGGGTGATCCTCGACGTCGTCTACAACCATTTCGGGCCCTCCGGGGCCTACGCGCCGCGGTTCGGCCCGTACCTCGCCGAGCAGAGCAACAGTTGGGGCCGCTCGGTCAACCTGGACGGCCCGCACTCCGACGAGGTACGCCGCTACATCATCGACAGTGTGCTGATGTGGCTGCGCGACTACCACGTCGACGGCCTGCGCTTGGACGCCGTGCACGCCCTGCCCGACACCCGGGCGGTTCCGCTGCTCGAAGAGTTGGCGATCGAGGTCGAGGCGCTCTCCACCCACCTGGGCCGGCCGCTGTCGCTGATCGCTGAATCCGACCTCAACGATCCACGGCTGATCACCCCTCGGGAGGCGGGCGGCTTTGGGCTGCACGCCCAGTGGAACGACGACGCCCACCACGCGCTGCACACGTTGCTGACGGGGGAGCGGCAGGGCTACTACGGGGACTTCGGGTCGCTGGAGACGCTGTCTGATGTGCTGACCGGTGGGTTCTTCCACGCCGGCACCTGGTCCAGCTTCCGCAACCGTCATCATGGGCGGCCTCTGGACTCGCGCGTCCCTGGTCATCGGCTGGTGGCTTACCTGCAGAACCACGACCAGATCGGCAACCGGGCTACTGGTGACCGGATCTCGGCTTCGCTGTCGCCCCCTCTCTTGCGCGTGGGGGCTGTGCTGCTGTTGACCGCGCCCTTTACGCCGATGCTGTTCATGGGGGAGGAGTGGGCGGCGTCTACGCCGTGGCAGTTCTTCACGTCGCATCCGGAGCCGGAGTTGGCTACCGCGGTGGCTCTGGGGCGGCGGAGGGAGTTCGCCTCGCACGGGTGGGCTGAGGGGGACGTGCCCGATCCGCAGGATCCGCAGACGTTTGTGCGGTCGCGGTTGGACTGGGCGGAGCTGGACAAGCCTGAGCATCGGGAGATGCTGTCGTTCTATCAGCGGTTGATTGCGCTGCGTCGGTCTCTTCCGGACCTGTCGGATCCTCGGTTGCACGCTGTTTCGGTGCAGCATGGGGATCAGTTTTTGCTGATGCGGCGGGGGGACACGCTCGTCGTGGCGAACCTGGCTGGGCGGGGGCAGGGGATCTCGTTGCCTGGGGTGGCGCGACGGGTGCTGTTGGCGACGGGGGAGGGGGTCACGGTGATGCGGGACCGGATCCAGCTGCCAGCGGAGACGGCGGCGATCGTGGCGCTTTGA
- a CDS encoding transposase family protein — MQVITAARPEWIFPFTGLQPAQFRKLVRVVAERGGDGIADGRPGRQWALDLPDRVLLVATYWRTNLTMRQIGPLFGVSHSAAHRVIDTLGPLLALAPVLRRPVEQIAIVDGTLIPTRDHRLAARSKNYRYSTNLQVAIDASTRLVIAVGDPQPGNRNDTIVYRTSGIEEKLAGRPVMADGGYRGNPEVIIPYRKPADGGDLPAWKEALNVEHRRVRAGVEHALARMKCFKILRDYRRAAHTLADAASGIANLHNIILAG; from the coding sequence GTGCAGGTGATCACCGCGGCCCGCCCGGAGTGGATCTTTCCGTTCACGGGGCTGCAGCCCGCCCAGTTCCGCAAGCTGGTCCGCGTGGTCGCCGAGCGTGGCGGTGACGGCATCGCCGATGGCCGGCCGGGCCGGCAGTGGGCCTTGGACCTTCCCGATCGGGTGTTGCTGGTGGCCACCTACTGGCGCACGAACCTGACGATGCGCCAGATCGGGCCGCTGTTCGGGGTGTCGCACTCGGCCGCGCACCGGGTCATCGACACTCTCGGCCCGTTGCTGGCCCTCGCGCCGGTGCTGCGGCGGCCGGTCGAGCAGATCGCCATCGTCGACGGCACCCTGATTCCCACCCGCGATCACCGGCTGGCCGCCCGCAGCAAGAACTACCGGTACTCGACGAACCTGCAGGTCGCCATCGACGCCAGCACCCGCCTGGTCATCGCCGTCGGCGACCCACAGCCGGGCAACCGCAACGACACGATCGTCTACCGCACCAGCGGCATCGAGGAGAAACTCGCCGGGCGGCCGGTGATGGCCGACGGCGGCTACCGCGGCAACCCCGAGGTGATCATCCCGTACCGCAAGCCCGCCGACGGCGGTGACCTGCCGGCCTGGAAAGAAGCCCTCAACGTCGAACACCGGAGGGTCCGTGCAGGGGTCGAACACGCCCTGGCCAGGATGAAGTGCTTCAAGATCCTGCGTGACTACCGCCGCGCCGCTCACACATTGGCCGACGCCGCTTCCGGCATCGCCAACCTCCACAACATCATCCTCGCCGGCTGA
- a CDS encoding IS3 family transposase, with amino-acid sequence MTFIYEHRDQFAVALLLRVLNVGASTYYAWVKQAEQPCDRDMVDLGLISNIHEVWEASGHTYGADRVHRQLRRDGIRVGRKRVERLMADQGWQGAFLRRGWRGGSTRQDPRATPAPDLVNRQFTAAGPNRLWVADATRIPCGEGVFWLAAVRDVFSRRIVGWKTSDRCDTDLILAALEYGIWSRDVRDGQLIHHSDRGSNYTSFRFTERLQDNGILPSMGSVGDSYDNALMENFWSTLKIELVYRTSWRTCDEAENAIFAYIDGWYNTHRIQKELGYLSPDEYETAWHTSQHDQAEPPIATPAPAGSR; translated from the coding sequence ATGACGTTCATTTATGAACACCGTGACCAGTTCGCGGTCGCGCTCCTGTTACGGGTTCTCAACGTCGGCGCCTCCACCTACTACGCGTGGGTCAAGCAGGCCGAACAACCCTGCGACCGCGACATGGTCGACCTGGGCCTGATCTCCAACATCCACGAGGTATGGGAGGCGTCCGGGCACACCTACGGTGCGGACCGAGTGCACCGGCAGCTCCGCCGTGACGGCATCCGGGTGGGCCGCAAGCGGGTCGAGCGGCTGATGGCCGACCAGGGCTGGCAGGGCGCGTTCCTGCGTCGCGGCTGGCGCGGCGGCTCTACCCGGCAGGACCCTCGGGCGACGCCGGCGCCAGATCTGGTCAACCGGCAGTTCACCGCCGCCGGGCCGAACCGGCTGTGGGTCGCCGACGCCACCCGCATCCCGTGCGGTGAGGGCGTGTTCTGGCTGGCGGCGGTCCGCGATGTCTTCTCCCGCCGGATCGTCGGCTGGAAGACCTCCGACCGCTGCGACACCGACCTGATCCTCGCCGCCCTCGAATACGGGATCTGGTCACGCGATGTCCGAGACGGCCAGTTGATCCATCACAGCGACAGGGGATCGAACTATACGTCTTTCCGGTTCACGGAACGGCTGCAGGACAACGGAATCCTGCCGTCCATGGGCTCCGTCGGTGACTCGTACGACAACGCCCTGATGGAGAACTTCTGGTCCACGCTGAAGATCGAACTCGTCTACCGCACGAGCTGGCGAACCTGCGACGAGGCCGAGAACGCGATCTTCGCGTACATCGACGGCTGGTACAACACCCACCGCATCCAGAAAGAACTCGGCTACCTCAGCCCCGACGAATACGAGACCGCCTGGCACACCAGCCAGCACGACCAGGCCGAGCCACCTATCGCCACCCCTGCACCAGCCGGCAGCAGGTAA
- a CDS encoding TetR/AcrR family transcriptional regulator C-terminal domain-containing protein, with product MEVVVDVPQFRRIAAEIAARIASGELAPGTKVASTRQITAQYGVAMATATKVLATLREQGLVRATPGVGTVVTRRARPVGSGPDRDLVVSTAITIADAEGLTGLSMRRLAGELGVPTMSLYRHVQDKEELVLLMTDKVMAANPPPALSPETDGWRACVEALARLQWSMYRRHTWLAQAISFTRPLLAPHAMAHTEWTMRALDAYGLDPNTQFRAAVMVANYVRGTAVNLEDEAQAEQESGLTDKEWMRAQQNRLATVLASRQLPMMARAIAADHLEFDLDILLEFGLQRLLDGLAPLLD from the coding sequence GTGGAGGTAGTGGTGGACGTACCGCAGTTCCGGCGGATCGCTGCGGAGATCGCGGCCCGGATCGCCTCCGGCGAACTCGCGCCCGGTACCAAGGTCGCGTCGACCCGGCAGATCACGGCGCAGTACGGGGTCGCGATGGCGACCGCAACGAAGGTTCTCGCCACCCTGCGCGAGCAGGGCCTCGTGCGAGCGACGCCCGGCGTCGGGACGGTCGTGACCCGTCGAGCCCGGCCCGTCGGGTCGGGGCCGGACCGCGACCTCGTGGTCAGCACGGCCATCACCATCGCCGACGCCGAAGGGCTGACCGGCCTGTCCATGCGCCGCCTCGCCGGCGAGCTCGGCGTCCCGACGATGTCGCTCTACCGACACGTGCAAGACAAGGAGGAGCTGGTGTTGTTGATGACGGACAAGGTTATGGCCGCCAACCCGCCACCGGCGCTGTCACCGGAAACGGACGGCTGGCGGGCCTGCGTCGAAGCTCTCGCCCGGCTGCAATGGTCGATGTACCGGCGGCACACGTGGCTGGCCCAGGCGATCTCGTTCACCCGGCCGCTGCTGGCCCCGCACGCGATGGCCCACACGGAATGGACGATGCGGGCCCTGGACGCGTACGGCTTGGACCCGAACACGCAGTTTCGGGCGGCGGTGATGGTCGCAAACTACGTACGCGGCACAGCGGTGAACCTGGAGGACGAGGCGCAGGCCGAACAGGAGAGCGGCCTGACCGACAAGGAGTGGATGCGGGCGCAGCAGAACCGCCTCGCGACCGTGCTGGCCAGCCGGCAACTGCCTATGATGGCCCGCGCCATCGCCGCCGACCACCTCGAGTTCGACTTGGATATTCTGCTGGAGTTCGGCCTGCAGCGACTGCTCGACGGGCTCGCGCCGCTATTGGACTAG
- a CDS encoding ABC transporter permease, whose protein sequence is MIAVALRNLRHRPGGFVATFLSAFLGATLLMAFASLLDTAATADAASGESLSTTAGVGGGWCLIIVAFAVTSTLSLAVRQRAEQVTLLRRIGATGPQLRRMIVGEAAAVALVASVVAVPAGLYLGRVLLTLMQNTGQVGESVGYVFGPIALGAGFGVTLLGSIVAGVAAARRTSRPTGTKAARPRVRRIGGVVFLLVGANCSVLTATLMDGKGIDAMATAGQAGIWAAIGLALFAPELLRLVTAVLGTPVRALGGVAGELAVLGVSQRTRQLAGAVMPVVLFTGIATGTVYMQDIEDKASAGAAQPDYAQDIQTLNYVVVGMITVFVAIMLVNTLIAATMHRRREFAQQRLAGSTRGQLIAMVTLEGLLVTVTGVLSGSTAALFTILPFGAARADRIWPDATPIAYAIIVTVAEALTGAAVLGTTRRALSGPAVAAIH, encoded by the coding sequence ATGATCGCCGTCGCGCTGCGCAACCTGCGGCACCGCCCCGGTGGTTTTGTGGCCACCTTCCTGTCCGCGTTCCTGGGCGCGACGCTGCTGATGGCGTTCGCGTCGCTGCTCGATACCGCCGCGACCGCGGACGCGGCAAGCGGTGAATCCCTGAGCACCACGGCCGGTGTCGGCGGCGGCTGGTGCCTGATCATCGTTGCCTTCGCGGTCACCTCGACCCTGAGTCTCGCGGTGCGTCAGCGTGCCGAGCAGGTGACCCTGCTGCGCCGGATCGGCGCGACCGGGCCGCAGCTTCGCCGCATGATCGTGGGAGAGGCTGCGGCGGTCGCCCTGGTGGCGTCGGTGGTGGCCGTGCCGGCGGGGCTGTACCTCGGCCGCGTGCTGCTCACGCTGATGCAGAACACCGGCCAGGTCGGGGAGTCGGTGGGGTACGTTTTCGGGCCGATCGCGCTCGGTGCGGGCTTCGGCGTCACGCTGCTCGGCTCGATCGTCGCAGGCGTCGCAGCTGCTCGGCGTACGTCGCGGCCGACCGGTACCAAGGCGGCGCGGCCGCGGGTCCGACGGATCGGCGGGGTGGTTTTCCTGCTGGTCGGCGCGAACTGTTCGGTGCTGACCGCGACGCTGATGGACGGCAAGGGCATCGACGCGATGGCGACGGCGGGCCAGGCGGGTATCTGGGCGGCGATCGGGCTGGCCCTATTCGCCCCAGAGCTGCTGCGGCTGGTCACGGCGGTGCTGGGCACACCCGTACGGGCGCTCGGCGGCGTCGCCGGGGAGTTGGCAGTCCTCGGGGTGAGCCAGCGCACCCGGCAGCTGGCGGGCGCGGTGATGCCGGTGGTGCTGTTCACCGGCATCGCGACCGGCACGGTTTACATGCAGGACATCGAGGACAAGGCGTCGGCGGGCGCCGCCCAGCCGGACTATGCACAGGACATCCAGACGCTGAACTACGTGGTCGTCGGCATGATCACGGTCTTCGTGGCAATCATGCTGGTCAACACCCTGATCGCGGCAACGATGCACCGGCGGCGCGAGTTCGCCCAGCAGCGGCTGGCCGGCTCGACGCGGGGCCAGCTGATCGCGATGGTCACCCTGGAGGGCCTGTTGGTGACGGTCACGGGAGTGCTGTCAGGCTCGACGGCGGCGCTCTTCACGATCCTGCCGTTCGGCGCGGCCCGAGCGGACCGCATTTGGCCGGACGCCACACCCATCGCGTACGCGATCATTGTCACAGTGGCCGAAGCGCTCACGGGCGCGGCAGTCCTCGGCACGACGAGGCGTGCGCTGAGCGGCCCGGCAGTCGCCGCCATCCATTGA
- a CDS encoding transposase, with protein sequence MAAPKKYPDELRQRAVRLYRESDPKPVIRRLAEQLGVHHEALRNWIRQAEADADERHDRPTSEMAEENRRLRKEVAELRRANEILKAASAYFAAELDPTRRRS encoded by the coding sequence GTGGCAGCACCGAAGAAGTACCCCGACGAGCTGCGTCAGCGTGCTGTGCGTTTGTATCGCGAGTCGGACCCGAAGCCCGTGATCCGGCGTCTCGCCGAGCAGCTCGGCGTGCATCACGAGGCGTTGCGGAACTGGATCCGGCAGGCCGAGGCCGACGCTGACGAGCGTCACGACCGGCCCACCAGCGAGATGGCCGAGGAGAACCGCCGGCTGCGCAAGGAAGTCGCCGAGCTGCGACGGGCGAACGAGATCTTGAAAGCGGCGAGCGCGTATTTCGCGGCGGAGCTCGACCCGACCCGGCGACGGTCATGA
- a CDS encoding VOC family protein: protein MTSRFTELAVDCHDPERLAAFWCEVLDFKVIDRSEGKVEIGSWVPTVEDVRARQMSPTLLFIQVPEGKTVKNRLHLDVSPIDGSTDDEATRLLGLGATKTDVGQGADRNWVVMADPEGNEFCVLRTLAPQS, encoded by the coding sequence ATGACAAGTAGGTTTACCGAGTTGGCCGTTGACTGCCACGATCCGGAGAGGCTCGCGGCCTTCTGGTGCGAGGTCTTGGACTTCAAGGTGATCGACCGGAGCGAGGGCAAGGTCGAGATCGGCTCCTGGGTGCCGACCGTCGAGGATGTTCGGGCCCGACAGATGTCGCCCACCCTGCTGTTCATCCAGGTGCCCGAGGGCAAGACCGTGAAGAACCGGCTTCACCTCGACGTCAGCCCGATCGACGGCAGCACCGACGATGAGGCAACCAGATTGCTCGGCCTCGGCGCCACCAAGACGGACGTGGGCCAGGGCGCAGACCGAAACTGGGTGGTCATGGCAGACCCCGAGGGCAACGAGTTCTGCGTCCTGCGCACCCTGGCGCCGCAGAGCTAG
- a CDS encoding IS630 family transposase — translation MARTGRPTAPLVLTDEERTTLTRWSRRAKSSQVLAMRSRIILACAEGASNTDVATALDVHLSTVGKWRRRFLVERLDGLIDEQRPGRPPSIALDKVEEVVVATLEQTPRNATHWSRTSMAAKSGLSKSTIGRIWRDFGLKPHRADTFKLSTDPQFIEKVVDVVGLYHHPPERAVVLCVDEKSQIQALNRSQPVLPMMPGMPERRTHDYHRNGITSLFAAFDIADGTVISELHRQHRAIEFKKFLITIDKTVPADLDVHLVCDNYGTHKTPAVRAWLAKHPRFHMHFTPTGSSWINQVERWFGFLTDQKIRRGTHKSVQALEADIRSWITDWNNDPRPFIWTKTAEEILESLARFCRRISGAGH, via the coding sequence ATGGCACGGACCGGGCGCCCTACCGCGCCGCTGGTGTTGACCGACGAGGAACGCACGACGCTGACCCGCTGGTCGCGTCGGGCGAAGTCTTCGCAAGTTCTCGCGATGCGGTCCCGGATCATCCTGGCGTGCGCCGAAGGCGCTTCGAACACTGATGTGGCAACGGCTCTGGATGTTCATCTGTCCACTGTGGGTAAATGGCGGCGTCGGTTCCTGGTCGAACGTCTCGACGGGTTGATCGATGAACAGCGTCCCGGCCGGCCCCCGTCAATCGCCTTGGACAAGGTCGAAGAGGTGGTTGTGGCCACCCTTGAGCAGACACCGCGTAACGCCACGCACTGGTCCCGGACCTCAATGGCCGCGAAGTCTGGGCTGTCGAAGTCGACGATCGGCCGGATCTGGCGAGACTTCGGCCTCAAGCCGCACCGGGCCGACACGTTCAAGCTGTCCACCGACCCGCAGTTCATCGAAAAAGTCGTTGACGTCGTCGGGCTCTATCACCACCCGCCCGAACGGGCCGTCGTGCTCTGCGTGGACGAGAAATCCCAGATCCAGGCACTCAACCGCTCGCAACCGGTCCTGCCGATGATGCCGGGCATGCCCGAACGGCGAACCCACGACTACCACCGCAACGGCATCACCAGCCTGTTCGCCGCGTTCGACATCGCCGACGGCACCGTCATCAGCGAACTGCACCGCCAGCACCGCGCGATCGAGTTCAAGAAATTCCTGATCACCATCGACAAGACCGTCCCGGCCGACCTCGACGTGCACCTCGTCTGCGACAACTACGGCACCCACAAAACCCCCGCCGTCAGGGCCTGGCTCGCGAAACACCCACGCTTCCACATGCACTTCACCCCGACCGGCTCATCCTGGATCAACCAGGTCGAACGCTGGTTCGGTTTCCTCACCGACCAGAAGATCCGCCGCGGCACCCACAAGAGCGTCCAAGCACTCGAAGCCGACATCCGCTCCTGGATCACCGACTGGAACAACGATCCGCGACCGTTCATCTGGACCAAGACCGCAGAAGAGATCCTCGAATCACTCGCCCGATTTTGTAGGCGTATTTCCGGCGCAGGACACTAG